The following coding sequences are from one Thermaerobacter subterraneus DSM 13965 window:
- a CDS encoding RrF2 family transcriptional regulator codes for MQLSTRGRYGVRAMYELARRYGQGPVPLREVADAQQLPENYLEQLMAPLRKGGLVQSVRGAQGGYVLARDPAQITVADIVRLLDGPIGPETDQEATGTPSVADPVWEEVRRAITGVLEGTTLADLCRQAEERQRRGYMFYI; via the coding sequence ATGCAACTTTCCACGCGGGGTCGCTACGGCGTGCGGGCGATGTACGAGCTGGCCCGCCGCTACGGACAGGGGCCGGTGCCCCTGCGGGAAGTGGCCGACGCCCAGCAACTGCCGGAGAACTATCTGGAGCAGCTGATGGCGCCGCTGCGCAAGGGCGGGCTGGTGCAGAGCGTGCGTGGCGCCCAGGGCGGCTACGTGCTGGCGCGGGATCCCGCCCAGATCACCGTAGCCGATATCGTCCGCCTGCTGGACGGCCCCATCGGCCCGGAGACGGACCAGGAGGCCACGGGAACCCCCTCGGTGGCGGACCCGGTCTGGGAAGAGGTCCGGCGCGCCATCACCGGGGTCCTGGAGGGCACCACCCTGGCGGATCTGTGCCGCCAGGCGGAAGAGCGCCAGCGCCGGGGCTACATGTTTTACATTTAG
- a CDS encoding cysteine desulfurase family protein, with the protein MTRRVYMDHAATTPVRPEVQQRMFEVLAEAWGNPSSLHYAGRAARAVLDEARAQVASLLHCRPREIIFTSGGTEADNLALKGVALAHAGRGRHIVTTAIEHHAVLHACAALERQGFAVTYVPVDGQGRVDPEQVLAALRPDTILVSVMLVNNEVGTIQPVAEIARAARARGVLVHTDAVQAAGVLPLDVEVLGVDLLSLSAHKIGGPKGAGALYVRAGTQLLPLLDGGGQERRLRAGTENTAAIAGFGLAAELAAREREGKAARLAALQRRLEEGIVARIPGARIHGAGAPRAPHISSIGLPGVTADTVLIQLDLEGIAASSGAACSAGTPEPSHVLQAMGLPEREAFSAIRLSLGDGTSEEDVDRVLEVLPRVVERARRAQGLGLVAGR; encoded by the coding sequence GTGACCCGCCGCGTCTACATGGACCATGCCGCCACCACGCCCGTGCGGCCGGAAGTCCAGCAGCGCATGTTCGAGGTCCTGGCGGAGGCCTGGGGCAACCCGTCGAGCCTCCATTACGCCGGGCGGGCGGCCCGGGCCGTGCTGGACGAGGCGCGGGCCCAGGTGGCCAGTCTGCTCCACTGCCGGCCGCGGGAGATCATCTTCACCTCGGGCGGCACCGAGGCCGACAACCTGGCCTTGAAGGGCGTGGCCCTGGCCCACGCCGGGCGCGGGCGGCACATCGTCACCACCGCCATCGAGCACCATGCGGTGCTGCACGCCTGTGCGGCCCTGGAGCGGCAGGGCTTTGCCGTCACGTATGTTCCGGTGGATGGCCAGGGCCGGGTCGACCCTGAGCAGGTGCTGGCCGCCCTGCGACCCGACACCATCCTGGTCTCCGTCATGCTGGTCAACAACGAGGTGGGGACGATCCAGCCCGTGGCCGAGATCGCCCGGGCCGCGCGGGCGCGCGGGGTGCTGGTCCACACCGACGCCGTCCAGGCGGCGGGGGTGCTGCCGCTGGACGTGGAGGTTTTGGGGGTCGACCTGCTGAGCCTCTCGGCCCACAAGATCGGCGGGCCCAAGGGCGCCGGCGCCCTGTATGTCCGGGCCGGCACCCAGCTGCTGCCCTTGCTGGACGGCGGCGGGCAGGAGCGCCGCCTGCGGGCAGGCACCGAGAACACCGCGGCCATCGCGGGCTTCGGCCTGGCGGCGGAGCTGGCCGCCCGGGAGCGGGAGGGCAAGGCGGCGCGGCTGGCGGCGCTGCAGCGGCGCCTGGAGGAGGGCATCGTGGCCCGCATCCCCGGCGCGCGCATCCACGGCGCAGGGGCACCGCGGGCGCCCCATATCAGCAGCATCGGGCTGCCCGGGGTGACGGCCGACACGGTGCTGATCCAGCTGGATCTGGAGGGCATCGCCGCCTCCAGCGGCGCCGCCTGCAGCGCGGGCACGCCCGAGCCCTCCCACGTGCTCCAGGCCATGGGCCTGCCGGAGCGGGAAGCCTTCAGTGCCATTCGCCTTTCCCTGGGCGACGGGACCAGCGAGGAGGACGTGGACCGGGTCCTGGAGGTCCTGCCCCGGGTGGTGGAGCGGGCGCGCCGCGCCCAGGGCCTGGGGCTGGTGGCCGGCCGCTAG
- the mnmA gene encoding tRNA 2-thiouridine(34) synthase MnmA encodes MSQGRKGRVLAAMSGGVDSSVMAALLRDQGYEVIGVTMQTWPAMEPEDEARYGGCCSLSAVDDARRVAERLGIPYYVMNMRQDFEEKVIDYFVAEYLQGRTPNPCIACNRYIKFDEFLRRAEALGCDYVATGHYAIVEYDEALGRFILRKSADRRKDQTYVLYNFTQEQLARTLLPIGRFEKSQVRQLAEAYGLVTARKPESQEICFVKDNDHRRFLEERAGDRIRPGPIYDTRGRRVGTHRGLAYYTVGQRRGLGIQSDRPMYVVRILPEKNALIVGPDTATYARGLRAVEVNWVSWPGLAGEARVTARVRYKSPEAPAVVRPLVGRQDAVEVWFEEPQRAITPGQAVVFYDGDRVAGGGVIAEVLDPVAPGDLDDTGPAFAAETCERPDGAQAVAAGRGATV; translated from the coding sequence GTGAGCCAGGGAAGGAAGGGGCGCGTGCTGGCGGCCATGAGCGGCGGGGTCGACAGTTCGGTGATGGCGGCCCTGCTGCGGGACCAGGGCTACGAGGTCATCGGGGTCACCATGCAGACGTGGCCCGCCATGGAGCCCGAGGACGAGGCCCGCTACGGGGGCTGCTGCTCGCTGAGCGCCGTCGACGACGCCCGCCGGGTGGCGGAGCGGCTCGGCATCCCCTATTACGTCATGAACATGCGGCAGGATTTCGAGGAGAAGGTGATCGACTACTTCGTCGCCGAGTACCTGCAGGGCCGCACGCCCAACCCGTGCATCGCCTGCAACCGCTACATCAAGTTCGACGAGTTCCTGCGCCGGGCCGAGGCCCTGGGTTGCGATTACGTCGCCACCGGGCATTACGCCATCGTGGAGTACGACGAGGCGCTGGGGCGGTTCATCCTGCGCAAGTCGGCGGACCGGCGCAAGGACCAGACGTACGTGCTCTACAACTTCACCCAGGAGCAGCTGGCGCGCACCCTGTTGCCCATCGGGCGTTTCGAGAAGAGCCAGGTCCGGCAGCTGGCCGAGGCCTACGGCCTGGTGACGGCGCGCAAGCCCGAGAGCCAGGAGATCTGCTTCGTCAAGGACAACGACCACCGCCGTTTTCTGGAAGAACGGGCCGGCGACCGCATCCGGCCCGGGCCCATCTACGACACCCGGGGCCGGCGGGTGGGGACCCACCGCGGCCTGGCCTACTACACCGTGGGCCAGCGCCGGGGCCTGGGTATCCAGAGCGACCGGCCCATGTACGTGGTCCGCATCCTGCCGGAGAAGAACGCGCTGATCGTGGGCCCGGATACGGCCACCTATGCCCGGGGCCTGCGGGCGGTGGAGGTCAACTGGGTGTCCTGGCCCGGCCTTGCGGGCGAGGCGCGGGTCACCGCCCGGGTCCGGTACAAGTCGCCCGAGGCGCCGGCGGTGGTGCGGCCCCTGGTAGGCCGCCAGGATGCGGTGGAGGTCTGGTTCGAGGAGCCCCAGCGGGCCATCACCCCCGGGCAGGCGGTGGTCTTCTACGACGGGGACCGGGTGGCCGGCGGCGGTGTGATCGCCGAGGTGCTGGATCCCGTGGCACCCGGCGACCTGGATGACACCGGGCCGGCCTTCGCCGCCGAGACCTGCGAGCGGCCGGACGGCGCCCAGGCCGTGGCGGCCGGGCGGGGTGCGACGGTGTAG